One window from the genome of Lutra lutra chromosome X, mLutLut1.2, whole genome shotgun sequence encodes:
- the GPR119 gene encoding glucose-dependent insulinotropic receptor, with protein MESSLPFGVILAVLASLIIAVNVLVAAAVLLLIHKNDGVSLCFTLNLAVADTLLGVAISGLVTDQLSSPAQPTQKTLCSLRMAFVTSSAAASVLTVMLIALDRYLAIKQPLRYFQIMNGFVAGACLAGLWLVSYFIGFLPLGVPTFRQTTYHGTCSFFAVFHPRFVLTLSCVGFFPALLLFVFFYCDMLKIASMHSQQIRKMEHTGAMTGAYRPPRNPSDFKAVRTVAVLIGSFTLSWTPFLITGIVQVACQKCYLYLVLERYLWLLGVGNSLLNPLIYAYWQKEVRQQLYQMALGVKKGLASCLLLLSARYGGPKGPRENSYPIAIISHSDLDG; from the coding sequence ATGGAGTCATCTTTGCCATTTGGAGTGATCCTTGCTGTCCTCGCCTCCCTCATTATTGCTGTCAATGTGCTAGTGGCCGCAGCTGTACTGTTGCTGATCCACAAGAATGATGGTGTCAGTCTCTGCTTCACCTTGAATCTGGCGGTGGCTGACACCTTGCTTGGTGTGGCCATCTCTGGCCTAGTCACAGACCAGCTctccagcccagctcagcccacaCAGAAGACCCTGTGCAGCCTTCGGATGGCATTTGTTACTTCTTCCGCCGCTGCCTCTGTCCTCACGGTCATGCTGATTGCCTTAGACAGGTACCTTGCCATCAAGCAGCCCCTCCGCTACTTCCAGATCATGAATGGGTTCGTGGCTGGGGCCTGCCTTGCCGGGCTGTGGTTGGTGTCTTACTTCATTGGCTTCCTCCCACTGGGAGTCCCCACATTCCGGCAGACTACCTACCACGGTACCTGCAGCTTCTTCGCTGTGTTTCACCCACGCTTTGTGCTGACCCTCTCCTGCGTTGGCTTCTTCCCAGCCCTActcctctttgtcttcttctACTGTGACATGCTCAAGATTGCCTCCATGCACAGCCAGCAGATCCGAAAGATGGAACACACAGGAGCCATGACCGGGGCATACCGGCCTCCACGGAATCCCAGCGACTTCAAAGCTGTCCGCACTGTGGCTGTTCTCATTGGGAGCTTCACTCTGTCCTGGACCCCCTTCCTTATCACTGGCATTGTGCAGGTGGCCTGCCAGAAGTGCTACCTCTACCTGGTGCTAGAACGGTACCTGTGGCTGCTCGGTGTGGGCAACTCCCTACTCAACCCACTCATCTATGCCTATTGGCAGAAGGAGGTGCGACAGCAGCTCTACCAGATGGCCCTGGGAGTGAAGAAGGGGCTCGCCTCATGTCTCCTTCTTCTCTCAGCCAGATATGGTGGCCCAAAGGGGCCCAGGGAAAATTCCTATCCTATCGCCATTATCTCCCACTCAGATC